In a single window of the Bactrocera dorsalis isolate Fly_Bdor chromosome 2, ASM2337382v1, whole genome shotgun sequence genome:
- the LOC105234091 gene encoding endoribonuclease CG2145, which produces MIMLRSKSGDQLSFYQTIRDIRGLWKCDKVVCKNRKRKNNNIERRNNNKRQMCAATNNTQYNFNNNDQQNKAETNSSGSNTHLDKDKCEKIKRFILIGVLAVLGIVGWHIYEYFYAGKGGGGDDGTFVEHEIIDLTQRLFADEVRTNNYPINVNFQGKTKSFARDDRAAEPLLQTDDALYTTDASSTIPLLRRLFDNYLLDVNAVEGTTAEQAQEELDFLRAVLKTSIMKHTMLFLQQRGLVAANHKAQIELLRSVWFTQYSRSRGRMGSSGFEHVFLAELRDETILGLHNWIYFHEQEAQGNLDYKGFIEKIQLDKNKYVLATRFTFYNHIKPYNTLFIGTSPEFELSVYTVCFLLHVEEPCPVQMGNTKFNINTNAWDWHGRKTLAAAYPSLEK; this is translated from the exons ATGATCATGTTGAGATCAAAAAGTGGAGATCAACTAAGCTTTTATCAGACAATAAGAGATATTCGTGGATTATGGAAGTGTGATAAAGTTGTGTGTAAAAATAGAAaacgtaaaaataataatattgaacgACGGAATAATAACAAACGCCAGATGTGTGCCGCCACAAATAATACAcaatataatttcaataataatgatCAACAAAATAAAGCTGAAACCAATTCGAGTGGTTCAAATACACATTTGGATAAAGATAAATGTGAGAAGATCAAGCGCTTCATCTTAATTGGTGTGCTGGCAGTGTTGGGCATTGTCGGCTGGCACATCTACG AGTACTTCTATGCGGGCAAAGGCGGTGGCGGCGATGATGGCACATTTGTTGAGCACGAAATTATTGATCTCACACAGCGTCTTTTCGCCGACGAAGTGCGTACCAACAACTATCCGATCAACGTGAATTTCCAGGGAAAAACCAAATCTTTTGCGCGCGACGACCGTGCAGCGGAGCC TTTACTCCAAACAGATGATGCGTTGTACACAACGGATGCCTCCAGCACGATTCCATTGTTACGTCGACTATTCGACAACTATCTGCTCGATGTGAATGCAGTAGAAGGCACCACGGCGGAACAGGCACAGGAAGAGTTGGATTTTCTTAGAGCTGTGCTCAAAACCTCAATCATGAAGCATACAATGCTATTTCTGCAACAGCGAG GTCTCGTTGCCGCCAATCACAAGGCTCAAATTGAATTACTCAGGAGCGTTTGGTTTACCCAGTATTCACGCTCCAGAGGACGCATGGGTAGTTCGGGTTTTGAGCATGTATTTCTCGCCGAACTGCGCGATGAGACGATTTTAGGTTTACACAATTGGATTTACTTTCATGAACAGGAAGCCCAAGGCAATTTGGATTATAAGGGGTTCATCGAGAAAATACAATTGGATAAG AACAAATATGTGCTGGCCACACGCTTTACATTCTACAATCATATTAAGCCATATAACACACTTTTCATTGGCACTTCACCGGAATTCGAGCTGAGTGTTTACACTGTCTGCTTCCTGTTGCATGTGGAAGAACCATGTCCGGTGCAGATGGGCAacactaaattcaatattaataCAAATGCTTGGGATTGGCATGGACGGAAGACATTGGCAGCTGCCTATCCGAGCTTGGAGAAATGA